The following coding sequences lie in one Myxococcus xanthus genomic window:
- a CDS encoding AHH domain-containing protein — translation MADDENWARFCREFGYDINRRENGVMLPMVMAVACELHVPVHIGPHSGGWAFDMDMAYPDAVKGALEAVADAVERGDYCQKPAALTQSLDRISRQILTKLASGKWTLTTDGLDYLPGGRGCAGATSIQDKPRRACPVGRSHSDTREPLQRRALQVGE, via the coding sequence ATGGCGGATGACGAGAACTGGGCCCGGTTCTGTCGGGAGTTCGGCTACGACATCAACCGGCGGGAGAATGGCGTCATGCTGCCCATGGTCATGGCCGTGGCATGCGAACTCCACGTCCCTGTCCACATCGGTCCTCATTCAGGAGGGTGGGCTTTCGACATGGACATGGCGTACCCAGATGCGGTGAAGGGAGCGCTGGAAGCTGTCGCTGATGCCGTGGAGCGGGGCGACTACTGCCAAAAGCCTGCGGCGCTGACGCAGTCCTTGGACCGGATCAGTCGCCAGATTCTCACGAAGCTGGCCAGCGGGAAGTGGACGCTCACCACCGATGGGCTGGACTACCTGCCTGGGGGGAGAGGTTGTGCCGGCGCCACGAGCATCCAGGACAAGCCGCGCCGTGCATGCCCCGTCGGGCGCAGTCACAGCGACACCAGGGAACCGCTACAGCGGCGTGCGCTTCAGGTGGGGGAGTAG
- a CDS encoding 3-keto-5-aminohexanoate cleavage protein: protein MSTPMVITAAMVGAETTREQTPHLPITAEEIAEDAARCREAGAAMVHLHVRTADGKPSQDAELFRAAIRAIRKRTDVLIQTSTGGAVGMTVDQRCGPLTLTGEDRPDMATLTTGTVNFGEEVFWNPRPLVRDIARRIRAAGLRPELECFDVGMIDEARYLAKEGLVDLPAHFDFVLGVPGTLQPRPEVLDFMIASLPEGSTWTVAGVGRHQLAYVDEAAKRGGNARVGLEDNIYVSKGVLAKGNWELVAEAAKRARAHGREPATPEQARKLLRLS, encoded by the coding sequence ATGAGCACGCCCATGGTCATCACCGCGGCCATGGTGGGCGCGGAGACGACGCGCGAGCAGACGCCGCACCTGCCCATCACCGCGGAGGAGATCGCCGAGGACGCCGCGCGCTGCCGCGAGGCCGGCGCGGCGATGGTGCACCTGCACGTGCGCACGGCGGACGGCAAGCCGTCGCAGGACGCGGAGTTGTTCCGCGCGGCCATCCGCGCCATCCGCAAGCGCACGGACGTGCTCATCCAGACGTCCACGGGCGGCGCGGTGGGCATGACGGTGGACCAGCGCTGCGGGCCGCTGACGCTCACCGGCGAGGACCGGCCGGACATGGCCACCTTGACGACGGGCACGGTGAACTTCGGCGAGGAGGTCTTCTGGAATCCCCGGCCGCTGGTGCGTGACATCGCCAGGCGCATCCGCGCAGCCGGGTTGCGGCCGGAGCTGGAGTGCTTCGACGTGGGCATGATTGACGAGGCCCGCTACCTGGCGAAGGAAGGCCTGGTGGACCTGCCGGCGCACTTCGACTTCGTGCTCGGGGTGCCGGGTACGTTGCAGCCGCGTCCGGAGGTGCTGGACTTCATGATCGCCTCGCTGCCCGAAGGTTCCACCTGGACGGTGGCGGGCGTGGGCCGGCACCAACTGGCCTACGTGGACGAGGCGGCGAAGCGGGGCGGCAACGCGCGCGTGGGCCTGGAGGACAACATCTACGTGTCCAAGGGCGTGCTCGCGAAGGGCAACTGGGAGCTCGTCGCCGAGGCGGCGAAGCGCGCGCGTGCCCACGGCCGCGAGCCCGCTACGCCGGAGCAGGCGCGCAAGTTGTTGCGGTTGTCGTAG
- a CDS encoding OAM dimerization domain-containing protein: MVKPSKQIIRPYGDRRDDGVVQLSFTLPVPLSEKAKEAAAVFTKKMGFTDVKVAAAERAADTYTFFIVYARSAVTLDYAEIDVPEVVVKKMSFDDLNAFIKEKVKRRIVVFGACTGTDTHTVGIDAILNMKGYAGDYGLERYPGFEAFNLGSQVPNEDLIKKAMARNADAILVSQVVTQRDVHKDNSRQFIDAAKAAGIHGKVQLLLGGPRVDHKLALELGFDAGFGPGTKPSDVANYIVHALLKKEGKEPKDAHYQGEPQ; encoded by the coding sequence ATGGTGAAGCCGAGCAAGCAGATCATCCGTCCCTACGGCGACCGGCGGGACGACGGCGTGGTGCAGCTGTCGTTCACCCTGCCGGTGCCGCTGTCCGAGAAGGCCAAGGAGGCCGCCGCCGTCTTCACGAAGAAGATGGGCTTCACCGACGTGAAGGTGGCCGCCGCCGAGCGCGCCGCGGACACCTACACCTTCTTCATCGTCTACGCGCGTTCAGCCGTCACGCTGGACTACGCCGAAATCGACGTGCCCGAAGTCGTCGTGAAGAAGATGTCCTTCGACGACCTCAACGCCTTCATCAAGGAGAAGGTGAAGCGGCGCATCGTGGTGTTCGGCGCCTGCACGGGCACGGACACGCACACGGTGGGCATCGACGCCATCCTCAACATGAAGGGCTACGCGGGCGACTACGGCCTGGAGCGATACCCCGGGTTCGAGGCCTTCAACCTGGGCAGCCAGGTGCCGAACGAGGACCTCATCAAGAAGGCCATGGCGCGCAACGCGGACGCCATCCTGGTCAGCCAGGTCGTCACCCAGCGCGACGTGCACAAGGACAACTCGCGGCAGTTCATCGACGCGGCGAAGGCCGCTGGCATCCACGGCAAGGTCCAGTTGCTGCTGGGCGGGCCCCGCGTGGACCACAAGCTGGCGCTGGAGCTGGGCTTTGACGCCGGCTTTGGGCCCGGTACCAAGCCGTCCGACGTGGCCAACTACATCGTCCACGCGCTCCTCAAGAAGGAAGGCAAGGAGCCGAAGGACGCGCACTATCAGGGAGAGCCTCAGTGA
- a CDS encoding lysine 5,6-aminomutase subunit alpha: MPGPFIEDARIDHARKLADEIVNPIFDLIRRNTTVSTERTVLRFFGLSGAGARGVPLANLMVDKLKAAGVLNKGAAYWYGRALHLGAKSPLEAVERLTALPTEKLAPLSPEQEHNLREEVRAEARAALDDLKARIAQREELRKQFPMPPAPHKYVIVATGNIYDDVDQARAAAQAGADVIAVIRSTAQSLLDYVPHGATTEGYGGTYATQENFRIMREALDDESRKLKRYIQLTNYSSGLCMSEIAFCAAYEKLDMLLNDAMYGILFRDINMRRTFIDQYFSRRICALAGIIINTGEDNYITTADAYDAAHTVIASQFINECFAKRAGLKDWQLGIGHAYEIDPYREDTLLLELSQAMLVRRCFPDAPLKYMPPTKHKETDIFFSHAYDVMANLVAMWTRQGIQLLGMMTEAMHTPLLADRYVALKSAAYIHRAARGIDEEFTVREDGKIANRAREVFARAEQLLQECRDEGMVTAIGRGHFGDVKREETGGKGLDGVLEKAPDYFNPFLELLEAQ; the protein is encoded by the coding sequence ATGCCAGGCCCGTTCATTGAAGACGCGCGGATTGATCATGCGCGCAAGCTGGCGGACGAAATCGTCAACCCGATCTTCGACCTCATCCGCCGTAACACCACTGTATCCACCGAGCGCACCGTGCTGCGCTTCTTCGGCCTCTCTGGAGCTGGCGCGCGGGGCGTGCCGCTCGCCAACCTGATGGTGGACAAGCTGAAGGCCGCCGGGGTGCTCAACAAGGGCGCCGCTTACTGGTACGGCCGCGCGCTGCATCTGGGCGCGAAGAGCCCGCTGGAGGCCGTGGAGCGGCTGACGGCGCTCCCCACCGAGAAGCTGGCCCCCCTGTCTCCCGAGCAGGAGCACAACCTCCGTGAGGAGGTCCGCGCGGAAGCCCGCGCCGCGCTCGATGACTTGAAGGCCCGCATCGCTCAGCGCGAAGAGCTCCGCAAGCAGTTCCCCATGCCCCCCGCGCCACACAAGTACGTCATCGTGGCCACGGGCAACATCTACGACGACGTGGACCAGGCGCGCGCGGCGGCCCAGGCGGGCGCGGACGTCATCGCCGTCATCCGGTCCACGGCGCAGTCGCTGCTGGACTACGTGCCCCACGGCGCGACGACGGAGGGCTACGGCGGCACCTACGCCACCCAGGAGAACTTCCGCATCATGCGCGAGGCCCTGGATGACGAGAGCCGCAAGCTCAAGCGCTACATCCAGCTGACCAACTACTCGTCCGGCCTCTGCATGTCGGAGATCGCCTTCTGCGCGGCCTACGAGAAGCTGGACATGCTGCTCAACGACGCGATGTACGGAATCCTCTTCCGTGACATCAACATGCGGCGCACGTTCATCGACCAGTACTTCAGCCGCCGCATCTGCGCCCTGGCCGGCATCATCATCAACACCGGCGAGGACAACTACATCACCACCGCGGACGCGTACGACGCGGCCCACACCGTCATCGCCAGCCAGTTCATCAACGAGTGCTTCGCCAAGCGCGCGGGCCTCAAGGACTGGCAGCTGGGCATCGGCCACGCGTACGAAATCGACCCGTACCGCGAGGACACGCTGCTGCTCGAGCTGTCCCAGGCCATGCTGGTGCGCCGCTGCTTCCCGGACGCGCCGTTGAAGTACATGCCGCCCACCAAGCACAAGGAGACGGACATCTTCTTCAGCCACGCGTACGACGTGATGGCGAACCTGGTGGCCATGTGGACGCGGCAGGGCATCCAGTTGCTGGGCATGATGACGGAGGCCATGCACACGCCGCTCTTGGCGGACCGCTACGTGGCACTCAAGTCCGCGGCCTACATCCACCGCGCGGCGCGAGGCATCGACGAGGAGTTCACCGTCCGCGAGGACGGGAAGATCGCCAACCGGGCCCGCGAGGTGTTCGCCCGGGCGGAGCAGCTGCTCCAGGAGTGCCGCGACGAGGGCATGGTGACCGCCATCGGCCGGGGCCACTTCGGTGACGTGAAGCGCGAGGAGACCGGCGGCAAGGGCCTCGACGGCGTGCTGGAGAAGGCGCCGGACTATTTCAACCCGTTCCTGGAACTCCTGGAGGCGCAGTGA
- a CDS encoding catalase — MQARSLLLTAILFGGSAAVAATPPPLTTDTGSPVGTNQNSKTAGPRGGILLEDFHLIEKLARFDRERIPERVVHARGTGAHGTFESYGDFSKLTRASVFSAKGKKTPMFVRFSTVIHPSGSPETLRDPRGFALKFYTDEGNWDLVGNNLPIFFIRDAIKFPDMVHSLKPSPITNKQDPNRFFDFFSHQPESTHMLTQVYSDIGIPANYRQMNGHGVHAFKFVNAKGEYKYVKFNWSSQQGVKSLTAEDAARVVSEDHQHATTDLYATIGAGKFPSWELSVQVLDPKELDKFSFDPLDATKIWPEAQVTSIKLGKFTLNKMPDNFFEETEQAAFSPGVQPPGIEPSEDRLLQGRLFSYADTQRYRIGANYQSLPINRARATVNSNNQAGSMNVANTKSDVNYEPSVTRETQDAPQYLFSNAPLSGTTQQRGIEKTDNFAQAGAFYLALDAGGKDRLIKNLAADLNQVRDAKVKARMVGHFFMANPDYGTRLAKAVNVKVDDAKAAVATLAAR, encoded by the coding sequence TTGCAAGCCCGCTCCCTGCTTCTAACCGCCATTCTCTTTGGCGGATCGGCCGCCGTTGCCGCGACGCCCCCTCCCCTGACGACGGACACCGGCTCCCCCGTGGGGACCAACCAGAACTCCAAGACGGCCGGCCCTCGTGGCGGCATCCTCTTGGAGGACTTCCACCTCATCGAAAAGCTGGCTCGCTTTGACCGTGAGCGGATCCCCGAGCGCGTGGTCCACGCGCGCGGCACCGGCGCCCACGGCACCTTCGAGAGCTACGGCGACTTCTCCAAGCTGACGCGCGCGTCCGTCTTCTCCGCGAAGGGCAAGAAGACGCCGATGTTCGTGCGCTTCTCCACGGTCATCCATCCGTCGGGCTCGCCGGAGACGCTGCGCGACCCTCGCGGCTTCGCGCTCAAGTTCTACACGGACGAGGGCAACTGGGACCTGGTGGGCAACAACCTGCCCATCTTCTTCATCCGCGACGCCATCAAGTTCCCGGACATGGTGCACTCGCTGAAGCCGTCACCCATCACGAACAAGCAGGACCCGAACCGCTTCTTCGACTTCTTCTCGCACCAGCCCGAGTCGACGCACATGCTCACGCAGGTGTACTCGGACATCGGCATCCCGGCGAACTACCGCCAGATGAACGGGCACGGCGTGCACGCCTTCAAGTTCGTCAACGCGAAGGGCGAGTACAAGTACGTGAAGTTCAACTGGAGCTCGCAGCAGGGCGTGAAGAGCCTCACCGCCGAGGACGCCGCCCGCGTGGTCTCCGAGGACCACCAGCACGCCACCACGGACCTCTACGCCACCATCGGCGCGGGCAAGTTCCCTTCGTGGGAGCTGAGCGTGCAGGTGCTGGACCCCAAGGAGCTGGACAAGTTCAGCTTCGACCCGCTCGACGCGACGAAGATCTGGCCCGAGGCGCAGGTGACGTCCATCAAGCTGGGCAAGTTCACGCTCAACAAGATGCCGGACAACTTCTTCGAGGAGACCGAGCAGGCGGCCTTCTCGCCCGGCGTGCAGCCGCCGGGCATCGAGCCCTCCGAGGACCGCCTCCTGCAGGGCCGCCTGTTCTCCTACGCCGACACCCAGCGCTACCGCATTGGCGCCAACTACCAGTCGCTGCCCATCAACCGGGCTCGCGCGACGGTGAACAGCAACAACCAGGCGGGCAGCATGAACGTCGCCAACACGAAGTCGGACGTGAACTACGAGCCCAGCGTCACCCGTGAGACGCAGGACGCGCCGCAGTACCTCTTCTCCAACGCGCCGCTCAGCGGCACCACGCAGCAGCGCGGCATCGAGAAGACGGACAACTTCGCGCAGGCCGGCGCCTTCTATCTGGCGCTCGACGCGGGCGGGAAGGACCGCCTCATCAAGAACCTGGCCGCGGACCTGAACCAGGTGCGTGACGCCAAGGTGAAGGCGCGCATGGTGGGCCACTTCTTCATGGCCAACCCTGACTACGGCACCCGCCTGGCCAAGGCGGTCAACGTGAAGGTGGACGACGCCAAGGCCGCCGTGGCCACGCTCGCCGCCCGCTGA
- a CDS encoding ankyrin repeat domain-containing protein, whose translation MIRKLLLGTLGLLMLGAGVLTAAWMSLRATPAPQGRLLATSEAERYLLAAARAGETDIVAGLVQAGTPVEARDARGFSPLILAAYHGHADTVRALLAGGADACAGDNNGNTALMGAAFKGYADIVGLLNQQPCAVDQSNRFGQTALMFASLFGREEVVDQLRQQGASPDVRDGSGRSAQDWARTQEPSAPVPQAPTAPETSASAR comes from the coding sequence ATGATTCGCAAGCTGCTGCTGGGAACGCTGGGCCTGTTGATGCTGGGCGCTGGGGTGTTGACGGCCGCGTGGATGTCCCTGCGCGCCACGCCCGCGCCGCAAGGGCGCCTGCTGGCCACGAGCGAGGCGGAGCGCTACCTGCTGGCCGCCGCCCGTGCCGGGGAGACGGACATCGTCGCCGGACTCGTCCAGGCGGGGACGCCGGTGGAGGCGCGGGATGCTCGCGGCTTCTCGCCGCTCATCCTCGCCGCGTACCACGGGCATGCGGACACGGTGCGCGCCCTGCTCGCCGGGGGCGCGGATGCGTGCGCTGGCGACAACAACGGCAACACCGCGCTCATGGGCGCGGCCTTCAAAGGCTATGCGGACATCGTCGGATTGCTCAACCAGCAGCCCTGCGCGGTGGACCAGAGCAACCGCTTCGGCCAGACGGCGCTGATGTTCGCGTCCTTGTTCGGCCGCGAGGAGGTGGTGGACCAGCTCCGCCAGCAGGGCGCCTCCCCCGACGTGCGCGATGGCAGCGGCCGCAGCGCCCAGGACTGGGCGCGCACGCAGGAGCCCAGCGCGCCCGTGCCGCAGGCGCCCACCGCGCCGGAGACCTCCGCCTCGGCGCGATGA
- a CDS encoding L-erythro-3,5-diaminohexanoate dehydrogenase encodes MSIDLYGLSRVVGEKGVLPQRAKQLDPALPCRESELLIDVESLNIDAASFKQIKGEVGGDAKRIGERIQEIVRERGKMQNPVTGSGGMLIGRVKELGARHPARELLKVGDRIATLVSLTLTPLVIEEVKAVHADIDRVDIRGHALLFASGIYAKLPTDMPDTLALAALDVCGAPALVARHVRPGMTVAVLGAGKSGALCLAQARRNLESRGKLLALDVSQGALDLLSGIGLCDVALKVDATQGVDVMEAVSRATDGQLCDLVVNCASVGNTEMATILSVKDGGTAIFFSMATSFTAAALGAEGVGKDVTMVVGNGYVPGHAALTLDLLRTEPELLQLFGTRYV; translated from the coding sequence ATGAGCATCGACCTCTACGGGCTGTCTCGCGTCGTCGGCGAGAAGGGCGTGCTGCCCCAGCGCGCGAAGCAGTTGGACCCTGCGCTGCCGTGCCGCGAGTCCGAGCTGCTCATCGACGTGGAGAGCCTCAACATCGACGCCGCGTCCTTCAAGCAGATCAAGGGCGAGGTGGGCGGCGACGCGAAGCGCATTGGCGAGCGCATCCAGGAAATCGTCCGTGAGCGCGGGAAGATGCAGAACCCCGTGACGGGCTCGGGCGGCATGTTGATTGGCCGCGTGAAGGAGCTGGGCGCCAGGCACCCCGCGCGCGAGCTGCTCAAGGTGGGCGACCGCATCGCCACGCTGGTGAGCCTGACGCTGACGCCCCTGGTCATCGAAGAGGTGAAGGCGGTGCACGCGGACATCGACCGCGTGGACATCCGCGGACACGCGCTCCTGTTCGCCAGCGGCATCTACGCGAAGCTGCCCACGGACATGCCGGACACGTTGGCGCTCGCGGCGCTGGACGTGTGTGGCGCGCCCGCGCTGGTGGCCCGGCACGTGCGGCCGGGCATGACGGTGGCGGTGCTGGGCGCGGGCAAGAGCGGGGCGCTGTGTCTGGCGCAGGCGCGGCGCAACCTGGAGAGCCGGGGCAAGCTGCTGGCGCTCGACGTGTCGCAGGGCGCGCTGGACCTGCTGTCCGGCATTGGCCTGTGCGACGTGGCCCTGAAGGTGGACGCGACGCAGGGCGTGGACGTCATGGAAGCGGTGAGCCGGGCGACGGATGGCCAGCTCTGCGACCTGGTGGTCAACTGCGCCAGCGTGGGCAACACGGAGATGGCCACCATCCTGTCGGTGAAGGACGGCGGCACGGCCATCTTCTTCTCCATGGCCACCAGCTTCACCGCGGCGGCCCTGGGCGCCGAGGGCGTGGGCAAGGACGTCACCATGGTGGTGGGCAACGGCTACGTGCCCGGCCACGCAGCGCTGACGCTGGACCTGCTGCGCACCGAGCCGGAGCTGCTCCAGCTCTTCGGCACACGGTACGTCTAG
- a CDS encoding alpha/beta hydrolase, with the protein MNGLLESSELLSPALESNPLGDPARRKITVYLPPGYGADDRRYPVVYFLHAFGNSGGSWTNASGFAPTVPQRLDALVESGAIPPVIGVFPDAWTSLGGSQWVNSDAIGRYRDYLTKDVVGFVDRTYRTLPKAASRAVVGHSSGGYGALVMGRYHPDLFSHVGAHAADSYFEYCYLPDLPKAAAALLKAGGVEAWHSEFRARVSETKMRGDDFPVVNVLAMAAAYSPKKGEPLNVELPFDANTGRLRLDVWNRWLVHDPVRFVPKFMDAFRKLKTVYLDCGTRDEFNIRWGTRMLAEEFKNAGVERVHEEFEDGHSGVSYRFARSLSVLVPNLAQD; encoded by the coding sequence ATGAATGGATTGCTGGAGTCGAGTGAGCTGCTGTCGCCCGCGCTGGAGTCGAACCCGCTGGGGGACCCGGCTCGCCGCAAGATCACCGTGTATCTTCCGCCGGGCTACGGCGCGGATGATCGGCGCTACCCCGTCGTCTACTTCCTGCATGCCTTCGGCAACAGCGGCGGCTCTTGGACGAACGCGTCGGGCTTCGCGCCCACCGTCCCCCAGCGCCTGGACGCGCTCGTCGAGTCGGGCGCGATTCCGCCCGTCATTGGCGTCTTCCCGGATGCCTGGACGTCGCTGGGCGGCAGCCAGTGGGTGAACAGCGACGCCATTGGCCGGTACCGCGACTACCTGACCAAGGACGTGGTGGGCTTCGTGGACCGCACCTACCGCACCCTGCCGAAGGCGGCTTCGCGCGCCGTGGTGGGGCACAGCTCCGGTGGCTATGGCGCGCTGGTGATGGGCCGCTACCACCCGGACCTGTTCTCCCACGTGGGCGCGCACGCCGCGGATTCCTACTTCGAATACTGCTACCTGCCGGACCTGCCGAAGGCCGCGGCGGCGCTGCTGAAGGCCGGCGGCGTGGAGGCGTGGCACTCCGAGTTCCGGGCGCGCGTGAGCGAGACGAAGATGCGCGGGGACGACTTCCCGGTGGTGAACGTCCTGGCGATGGCCGCCGCGTATTCGCCGAAGAAGGGCGAGCCGCTCAACGTGGAGCTGCCCTTCGACGCGAACACGGGCCGGCTGCGGCTGGACGTGTGGAACCGGTGGCTGGTGCACGATCCGGTGCGCTTCGTGCCGAAGTTCATGGACGCGTTCCGGAAGCTGAAGACGGTGTACCTGGACTGCGGGACGCGTGACGAGTTCAACATCCGCTGGGGCACGCGGATGCTCGCGGAGGAGTTCAAGAACGCGGGCGTGGAGCGCGTCCACGAGGAGTTCGAGGACGGCCACTCCGGTGTGTCGTACCGCTTCGCGCGCTCGCTGTCCGTCCTGGTGCCGAACCTGGCGCAGGACTGA
- a CDS encoding uracil-DNA glycosylase → MIDDTPEASQDLSALLDDVRRHLLWQEEAAGRVLMIDAKAALELQRSAPSLRARFARTQGAADAGPPALPEAPLPRPPLASQAPEPRSIGTERPGPATPAGAAGLPGHGVAAPARVPPPARPGGMALGSVEGRPPAPRTPGAGMRVDAPPPTSRPAGALPGAANGERPTLDEIRRELGDCQRCTLCSTRKNLVFGSGNPRAELVFVGEGPGESEDLQGVPFVGAAGDLLTKMIGAMGYRRDDVYICNVVKCRPPGNRNPEPEEIASCEPFLRAQLAAIQPKVVVALGKFAAQTLLRDSTPITRLRGNWRTYEGIQLMPTFHPAYLLRSPAEKRKAWEDLQAVMKALGKQPGSRA, encoded by the coding sequence GTGATTGATGATACGCCCGAGGCCTCGCAGGACCTGAGCGCCCTGCTGGACGATGTGCGCCGCCACCTCCTCTGGCAGGAGGAGGCCGCTGGCCGGGTGCTGATGATTGACGCCAAGGCTGCGCTCGAGCTCCAACGCTCGGCTCCCTCCTTGCGTGCGCGCTTCGCCCGGACCCAGGGGGCCGCGGACGCTGGGCCTCCTGCTCTCCCCGAGGCACCGCTGCCCCGGCCGCCGCTGGCAAGCCAGGCACCGGAGCCCCGTTCCATCGGCACGGAGCGGCCGGGCCCGGCGACTCCTGCTGGTGCAGCGGGACTGCCCGGACACGGTGTCGCAGCGCCGGCCCGGGTGCCGCCCCCAGCCCGTCCGGGGGGCATGGCTCTTGGCTCCGTTGAGGGCCGGCCTCCGGCGCCCCGGACGCCGGGAGCTGGGATGCGTGTGGATGCGCCGCCGCCCACGTCGCGGCCCGCTGGGGCGCTGCCTGGAGCGGCGAACGGCGAGCGGCCGACGTTGGACGAGATTCGCCGGGAGCTGGGTGACTGCCAGCGCTGCACGCTGTGCTCGACGCGCAAGAACCTCGTGTTCGGCTCGGGCAACCCCCGCGCGGAGCTGGTGTTCGTGGGCGAGGGCCCTGGTGAGAGCGAGGACCTGCAGGGCGTGCCCTTCGTCGGCGCGGCCGGCGACCTGCTGACGAAGATGATTGGCGCGATGGGCTACCGCCGCGATGACGTCTACATCTGCAACGTCGTGAAGTGCCGGCCACCGGGGAACCGCAATCCGGAGCCGGAGGAGATTGCCTCCTGCGAGCCCTTCCTGCGCGCGCAGCTGGCCGCCATCCAGCCCAAGGTGGTGGTGGCGCTGGGCAAGTTCGCGGCGCAGACGCTGCTGCGGGACAGCACGCCCATCACCCGCCTGCGCGGCAACTGGCGCACCTACGAGGGCATCCAGCTGATGCCCACCTTCCACCCGGCGTACCTCCTGCGCAGCCCGGCGGAGAAGCGCAAGGCGTGGGAGGACCTCCAGGCGGTGATGAAGGCGCTGGGGAAGCAACCCGGTTCGCGCGCGTAG
- a CDS encoding PaaI family thioesterase: MEHQNPDYRQDTEALFTTAAFVMDLGIQPVDIRPGEVEARLVVQPRHLQQDGVIHAGVQATLADHTAGAAAFSVVRKGQRVLSTSFTVHLLQTASGEELRCKARVLRAGRRLIVTESEVHAISGGTPRLVSKTTVTLAVMEPR, encoded by the coding sequence ATGGAGCACCAGAACCCGGATTACCGCCAGGACACGGAGGCCCTGTTCACAACGGCCGCCTTCGTCATGGACCTGGGCATCCAGCCCGTGGACATCCGCCCCGGCGAGGTGGAGGCCCGGCTGGTGGTGCAGCCCCGTCACCTGCAGCAGGATGGCGTCATCCACGCTGGTGTCCAGGCGACGTTGGCGGACCATACGGCGGGCGCGGCGGCCTTCTCCGTGGTCCGCAAGGGCCAGCGGGTGTTGTCCACCAGCTTCACCGTCCACCTGCTCCAGACGGCGTCCGGTGAAGAACTTCGGTGCAAGGCCCGGGTGCTCCGCGCCGGCCGCCGGCTCATCGTCACGGAGTCCGAGGTCCACGCCATCTCCGGCGGCACGCCCCGGCTCGTGTCGAAGACCACCGTCACCCTCGCGGTGATGGAGCCCCGTTAG
- the coaBC gene encoding bifunctional phosphopantothenoylcysteine decarboxylase/phosphopantothenate--cysteine ligase CoaBC produces MDVTTLKGRRVVVGVGGGIAAYKACELVRELSRAGAEVRVAMTESARQFVTPLTFQALSGHPVLTDYFDPAQEGNFGHLDLARWAEAFVVAPATADLLARIRAGMGNDAVTTSLLAFRGPVVLAPAMNVAMWDNPLTQENLVALLAYPRFSRVGPGAGMLACGDVGEGRLADVPAIVQAVAARFGAGPLAGKRVLLTAGPTREFLDPVRFISNPSTGKMGMALAHAARTLGAEVTVVLGPVGTVERGGLDVVDVVSADDMAREVLSRVGTVDAFIATAAVSDWRPETRAPQKVKKGASTSPEALTLVRTPDVLAEASRQVVGQPKRPVLVGFAAETERVVAHARDKLERKGLDAIVANDVTAPGAGFGTDTNRVTVLTRSGAQHELQGSKHEVARALIQLLLVSPS; encoded by the coding sequence ATGGACGTGACGACTCTGAAGGGCCGCCGGGTGGTCGTTGGCGTGGGTGGCGGCATCGCGGCGTACAAGGCCTGCGAGCTGGTGCGGGAGCTGTCGCGTGCGGGCGCCGAGGTGCGGGTGGCCATGACGGAGTCCGCGCGCCAGTTCGTCACCCCGCTCACCTTCCAGGCGCTCAGCGGGCACCCTGTGCTCACGGACTATTTCGACCCTGCCCAGGAGGGGAACTTCGGCCACCTGGACCTGGCTCGCTGGGCCGAGGCGTTCGTCGTGGCGCCGGCCACCGCTGACCTGCTGGCGCGCATCCGCGCGGGCATGGGGAACGACGCCGTGACGACGTCGCTGCTCGCCTTCCGGGGGCCGGTGGTGCTGGCGCCGGCGATGAACGTGGCCATGTGGGACAACCCCCTGACGCAGGAGAACCTGGTGGCCCTGCTGGCTTATCCGCGCTTCTCGCGCGTGGGCCCAGGCGCGGGGATGCTGGCCTGTGGTGACGTGGGGGAGGGGCGACTGGCGGACGTTCCAGCCATCGTCCAGGCGGTCGCGGCGCGTTTTGGCGCTGGCCCGCTGGCGGGGAAGCGGGTGCTGCTGACGGCGGGCCCCACGCGCGAGTTCCTGGACCCGGTGCGGTTCATCTCCAATCCCTCCACGGGGAAGATGGGCATGGCGCTCGCGCACGCGGCCCGGACCCTGGGCGCCGAGGTGACAGTGGTGCTCGGTCCCGTGGGCACCGTGGAGCGCGGCGGCTTGGACGTCGTGGACGTGGTGAGCGCGGACGACATGGCGCGCGAGGTGCTCTCACGGGTGGGCACGGTGGATGCGTTCATCGCCACGGCGGCGGTCAGCGATTGGCGCCCGGAGACGCGCGCGCCGCAGAAGGTGAAGAAGGGCGCTTCAACGTCGCCCGAGGCGCTGACGCTCGTGCGCACGCCGGACGTGCTCGCGGAGGCCTCCCGCCAGGTGGTGGGACAGCCGAAGCGGCCGGTGCTGGTGGGCTTCGCGGCGGAGACGGAGCGCGTGGTGGCGCACGCGCGCGACAAACTGGAGCGCAAGGGGCTGGACGCGATTGTCGCCAACGACGTGACGGCCCCTGGCGCGGGCTTTGGCACGGACACCAACCGGGTGACGGTGCTCACGCGCTCGGGCGCGCAGCATGAACTCCAGGGCAGCAAGCACGAGGTGGCGCGGGCCCTCATCCAGTTGCTGCTCGTGTCACCGTCCTAA